AACCGTTGCTAAAAGCATGTGGCAAACTCATCCTACGATAGCTATTATCTTTGCTATAGGTTTAGTCATCGTATTATCTATTATGATCCATCTATTTATTCAAGCTTTTCGTCGAAAATAGATATTATATTACCATAACAATAAAAGGACAAAGCGTAGACATCTCGTCTTGGCTTTGTCCTTTATTATAAACACGCTATTATTTAGCGTCTTTTCCGTATAATTCTTGTTTGATTTTCGTTGTTGAAATACCTTCAGTTCGGTTAAGATAAATCACTTCACATTTATCTTTTAAGAAATCAAATTCGCCTTCCCAGTCATGTCCCATAACGAAAACATCGACATCGAAACGTTCAACATCAATTTCTTTTTGACCCCAACCATCTTCAGGGATTACTAAGTCTACATAACGAATCGATTCTAACATCATTTTACGTTGATTATAGTCATAATATGATTTTTTATTTTTCACTTGGTTGAATTCATCAGTAGATAACGCAACGATGAGATAGTCTCCCATTTCACGTGCTCTTCTTAATAATTCAATATGTCCATAATGTAATAAATCATATGTACCATAAGTAATTACTCGTTTCATGATACGTGATTCTCCTTAACTAAATATTTAATAAAAATTTATATTCTTAATGTAGCATAAATTGTATAGGCTTACCATTAATTCACCAAAACATCATGTTATTCTTTCAAATTTATATGATGAAGCGTCATCATTTCTTTAATACTTTTTTTAATTTTTGCTTTCCAGAAAATGCAGATTTTTTAGGAAAAGTCTGTGCTAAAAATCGAATATAGCCTGGTCTTCCAATACCAACGTTTGCCAATACACGTCTCCATGATTGATAGAGGTCTTTAGTCCATTGCGTTCCACCTTGCTCAACCGCTTCTACAATTCTAAACATTGCCTCACCAGAATAATGTGTTTCTTGCATCAAATTAATATACTGCGTCACACTTTCTATAAATGAAGGTGTAATCGCACTATTTTTTAATAAATGTGCTTGAATTAAATAACTTACAATAAGGTTATCCATACGATAGCTATAGTAGGTTTTTTCATTCATTAATAGCAATAATTCCATCACGCGTTGTCGCACTTTCATAGCATCTTCCATATATGGTAAGAACGTATCTGCACGTCTATCTGTCACAGATCCTTCTCGCTCATTATAGCCATATGCGATGATTGACATAAGATTAATATCTCGCGCTTTAGAAAAAGCACGTACCATGAATGTATGCTCTTCACAAAATACAACATCTTCATCAAATCTTAAAGAAGCAAATTTGGCACTAAACAATTTACCACCAGGACCTATAGATTGAAGTATTTCTGGGTTTCTTTCGAGCGTTACAACTTCATCTCTCTTAATTTCTTCGTGCGTTGGAAATACTTTCCATTCCCCATGAACATCGCGACCTATTTGACCTATTACTATGTCAGTTTCCTCGTGATTCTCATATGTTTGTATCATCGCATCTATGCGACTTGGTAAATATTGGTCGTCCGCATCTAAAAACATAAATGCATTCGTATCGTCATCCATAGCTGCTAATCCTACATTACGACTTCTAGCAGCACCTTGATTCTCTTGATGAATGACTTTAATATTAGGAAATTCTTTTTGTAATTCGGTTAATTCATGCTTAGTATGATCTGTCGAACCAT
The DNA window shown above is from Staphylococcus sp. M0911 and carries:
- the tagD gene encoding glycerol-3-phosphate cytidylyltransferase — encoded protein: MKRVITYGTYDLLHYGHIELLRRAREMGDYLIVALSTDEFNQVKNKKSYYDYNQRKMMLESIRYVDLVIPEDGWGQKEIDVERFDVDVFVMGHDWEGEFDFLKDKCEVIYLNRTEGISTTKIKQELYGKDAK
- a CDS encoding glycosyltransferase family 2 protein, which produces MKLAIIMPVYNGQDTVRRAVTSIDTKAEFEIICVNDGSTDHTKHELTELQKEFPNIKVIHQENQGAARSRNVGLAAMDDDTNAFMFLDADDQYLPSRIDAMIQTYENHEETDIVIGQIGRDVHGEWKVFPTHEEIKRDEVVTLERNPEILQSIGPGGKLFSAKFASLRFDEDVVFCEEHTFMVRAFSKARDINLMSIIAYGYNEREGSVTDRRADTFLPYMEDAMKVRQRVMELLLLMNEKTYYSYRMDNLIVSYLIQAHLLKNSAITPSFIESVTQYINLMQETHYSGEAMFRIVEAVEQGGTQWTKDLYQSWRRVLANVGIGRPGYIRFLAQTFPKKSAFSGKQKLKKVLKK